A single region of the Triticum dicoccoides isolate Atlit2015 ecotype Zavitan chromosome 2B, WEW_v2.0, whole genome shotgun sequence genome encodes:
- the LOC119365086 gene encoding histone-lysine N-methyltransferase 2B-like isoform X2, giving the protein MIEEAIQALGEDGGSAESAISGFIRDRYPGVPAAHDRFLRYYLAKHVAEGLFVCAAPGRYSCCSDDEPQPELALTEVLAAAAAPAKAGPPPTEPKRARGRPRKDDSLVVVKRGRGRPRRDDWQTAAVAVSAGPLMTGAKRGPGPPKKDGSPAAGAKRGRGRPRKDGLPANPASGKKFVSGSPSAMPKRRGRSRLLTEVGAADVPGEALVTDKKDNNEAPSATDKNHGEPRELALVIVNDGSGAALVTEEDGGEAPAAKRPLLAKEPAAFSTPECSTQPCKLPLVAADENSAPALASDKEGDTEAPFVKHKRRRRTCRSEPAKSTCGSASTSIADKKAGGNVASAPPKGRGWLRKPTLMDAAADEITPNEARSALVKPRRKPRKQFLLNFYDEVPNNPKFCVLALPAQVPGATKAP; this is encoded by the coding sequence ATGATCGAAGAGGCGATCCAGGCGCTGGGCGAGGACGGCGGCTCGGCGGAGTCCGCCATCTCGGGCTTCATCCGCGACAGGTACCCCGGCGTCCCCGCCGCGCACGACAGGTTCCTCCGCTACTACCTCGCCAAGCACGTCGCCGAGGGCCTCTTCGTCTGCGCCGCGCCTGGGCGGTACTCTTGCTGCTCCGACGACGAGCCCCAGCCCGAGCTCGCACTCaccgaggtcctggcggcggcggctgcgccgGCCAAGGCTGGGCCTCCGCCGACAGAGCCCAAGCGCGCCCGCGGTCGGCCCAGGAAGGATGACTCGCTGGTGGTGGTCAAGCGTGGTCGCGGTCGGCCTAGGAGGGATGATTGGCAGACCGCTGCGGTGGCGGTGAGTGCTGGGCCTCTGATGACAGGGGCCAAGCGCGGGCCCGGTCCGCCTAAGAAGGATGGCTCGCCGGCGGCAGGGGCCAAGCGCGGCCGCGGTCGGCCTCGGAAGGATGGCTTGCCGGCCAATCCGGCTTCTGGCAAGAAGTTTGTGAGCGGGTCGCCATCCGCGATGCCCAAACGCCGTGGCCGGTCTCGCCTTCTGACGGAGGTAGGGGCGGCCGACGTCCCGGGCGAAGCGCTCGTCACGGACAAGAAAGACAACAATGAGGCTCCATCCGCCACTGATAAGAACCATGGGGAACCTCGCGAGCTGGCACTTGTGATCGTCAACGACGGCTCTGGTGCAGCATTAGTCACGGAGGAAGATGGCGGCGAGGCTCCAGCAGCCAAGCGGCCGCTCTTGGCCAAGGAACCTGCAGCATTCAGTACGCCAGAGTGCAGCACCCAGCCCTGCAAACTGCCCCTTGTGGCAGCTGACGAAAACTCTGCTCCGGCCCTAGCCTCCGACAAGGAGGGTGACACCGAAGCTCCATTTGTGAAGCACAAGCGCCGTCGTCGGACCTGCAGATCAGAGCCGGCAAAATCCACCTGCGGCTCTGCCTCAACATCAATTGCAGACAAGAAGGCTGGTGGCAACGTTGCATCTGCTCCGCCCAAGGGCCGTGGCTGGTTGCGCAAACCGACATTGATGGATGCCGCCGCGGATGAAATTACACCCAATGAGGCTCGGTCAGCATTGGTCAAGCCGCGCCGCAAACCTCGCAAACAATTTCTGCTGAACTTTTATGACGAGGTACCAAATAATCCGAAGTTTTGTGTCCTCGCATTGCCTGCCCAGGTGCCAGGGGCAACAAAGGCGCCGTAG
- the LOC119365086 gene encoding histone-lysine N-methyltransferase 2B-like isoform X1, whose translation MLAVAAGQATLGEPSSSAAAAAAVPKRRDPTPDHPPYSWMIEEAIQALGEDGGSAESAISGFIRDRYPGVPAAHDRFLRYYLAKHVAEGLFVCAAPGRYSCCSDDEPQPELALTEVLAAAAAPAKAGPPPTEPKRARGRPRKDDSLVVVKRGRGRPRRDDWQTAAVAVSAGPLMTGAKRGPGPPKKDGSPAAGAKRGRGRPRKDGLPANPASGKKFVSGSPSAMPKRRGRSRLLTEVGAADVPGEALVTDKKDNNEAPSATDKNHGEPRELALVIVNDGSGAALVTEEDGGEAPAAKRPLLAKEPAAFSTPECSTQPCKLPLVAADENSAPALASDKEGDTEAPFVKHKRRRRTCRSEPAKSTCGSASTSIADKKAGGNVASAPPKGRGWLRKPTLMDAAADEITPNEARSALVKPRRKPRKQFLLNFYDEVPNNPKFCVLALPAQVPGATKAP comes from the exons ATGCTGGCCGTCGCGGCGGGGCAAGCGACGCTGGGGGAGCCGTCCTcgtcggcggcggccgccgccgccgtgcccaaGCGCCGGGATCCCACGCCGGATCACCCACCGTATTCATGG ATGATCGAAGAGGCGATCCAGGCGCTGGGCGAGGACGGCGGCTCGGCGGAGTCCGCCATCTCGGGCTTCATCCGCGACAGGTACCCCGGCGTCCCCGCCGCGCACGACAGGTTCCTCCGCTACTACCTCGCCAAGCACGTCGCCGAGGGCCTCTTCGTCTGCGCCGCGCCTGGGCGGTACTCTTGCTGCTCCGACGACGAGCCCCAGCCCGAGCTCGCACTCaccgaggtcctggcggcggcggctgcgccgGCCAAGGCTGGGCCTCCGCCGACAGAGCCCAAGCGCGCCCGCGGTCGGCCCAGGAAGGATGACTCGCTGGTGGTGGTCAAGCGTGGTCGCGGTCGGCCTAGGAGGGATGATTGGCAGACCGCTGCGGTGGCGGTGAGTGCTGGGCCTCTGATGACAGGGGCCAAGCGCGGGCCCGGTCCGCCTAAGAAGGATGGCTCGCCGGCGGCAGGGGCCAAGCGCGGCCGCGGTCGGCCTCGGAAGGATGGCTTGCCGGCCAATCCGGCTTCTGGCAAGAAGTTTGTGAGCGGGTCGCCATCCGCGATGCCCAAACGCCGTGGCCGGTCTCGCCTTCTGACGGAGGTAGGGGCGGCCGACGTCCCGGGCGAAGCGCTCGTCACGGACAAGAAAGACAACAATGAGGCTCCATCCGCCACTGATAAGAACCATGGGGAACCTCGCGAGCTGGCACTTGTGATCGTCAACGACGGCTCTGGTGCAGCATTAGTCACGGAGGAAGATGGCGGCGAGGCTCCAGCAGCCAAGCGGCCGCTCTTGGCCAAGGAACCTGCAGCATTCAGTACGCCAGAGTGCAGCACCCAGCCCTGCAAACTGCCCCTTGTGGCAGCTGACGAAAACTCTGCTCCGGCCCTAGCCTCCGACAAGGAGGGTGACACCGAAGCTCCATTTGTGAAGCACAAGCGCCGTCGTCGGACCTGCAGATCAGAGCCGGCAAAATCCACCTGCGGCTCTGCCTCAACATCAATTGCAGACAAGAAGGCTGGTGGCAACGTTGCATCTGCTCCGCCCAAGGGCCGTGGCTGGTTGCGCAAACCGACATTGATGGATGCCGCCGCGGATGAAATTACACCCAATGAGGCTCGGTCAGCATTGGTCAAGCCGCGCCGCAAACCTCGCAAACAATTTCTGCTGAACTTTTATGACGAGGTACCAAATAATCCGAAGTTTTGTGTCCTCGCATTGCCTGCCCAGGTGCCAGGGGCAACAAAGGCGCCGTAG
- the LOC119365085 gene encoding glutamate dehydrogenase 2, mitochondrial — protein MNALAATSRNFRQAARLLGLDSKLEKSLLIPFREIKVECTIPKDDGTLASFVGFRVQHDNARGPMKGGIRYHPEVDPDEVNALAQLMTWKTAVAAVPYGGAKGGIGCSPGDLSRSELERLTRVFTQKIHDLIGTHTDIPAPDMGTNSQTMAWIFDEYSKFHGHSPAVVTGKPIDLGGSLGRDAATGRGVMYATEALLAEYGKSISGSTFVIQGFGNVGSWAAQLIHEKGGKVIALGDVSGTIRNKAGIDVPALMKHRNEGGQLKDFHGAEVMDASELLVHECDVLLPCALGGVLNRENAPDVKAKFIIEAANHPTDPEADEILTKKGVVVLPDIYANAGGVIVSYFEWVQNIQGFMWEEEKVNMELHKYMNSAFQNIKAMCKSQDCNLRMGAFTLGVNRVARATILRGWEA, from the exons atgaACGCGCTCGCCGCGACCAGCCGCAACTTCCGCCAGGCCGCCCGGCTGCTCGGCCTCGACTCCAAGCTCGAGAAGAGCCTCCTCATCCCCTTCCGCGAGATCAAG GTCGAATGCACCATCCCCAAGGACGACGGCACGCTGGCCTCCTTCGTGGGCTTCCGCGTGCAGCACGACAATGCCCGCGGGCCCATGAAAGGTGGCATCCGCTACCACCCCGAG GTTGATCCAGATGAAGTAAACGCACTTGCTCAACTGATGACATGGAAAACTGCCGTTGCGGCTGTACCATATGGTGGAGCAAAGGGAGGAATAGGGTGCTCTCCTGGTGATTTAAGTAGGAGTGAGTTGGAGCGTCTGACGCGTGTATTTACTCAGAAAATTCATGACCTTATTGGAACTCATACCGATATTCCAGCTCCAGACATGGGAACTAATTCACAG accatggcatggatctttgacgaGTACTCAAAATTCCATGGTCACTCCCCAGCTGTTGTCACAGGGAAGCCCATT GATCTTGGTGGATCATTAGGTAGGGATGCTGCCACTGGGCGGGGTGTAATGTACGCTACTGAGGCTCTCCTGGCCGAATATGGGAAGTCTATTTCTGGATCGACCTTTGTTATTCAG GGATTCGGTAATGTTGGTTCATGGGCTGCACAACTCATCCATGAGAAAGGTGGTAAGGTAATTGcacttggagatgtatcaggcacaaTCAGAAACAAAGCAGGGATAGACGTACCTGCTCTGATGAAGCACAGAAATGAGGGTGGTCAGTTGAAAGACTTTCATGGCGCTGAAGTCATGGATGCCTCAGAGTTGCTAGTGCATGAATGCGATGTCCTCCTCCCATGTGCCTTAGGCGGAGTTCTTAACAG GGAAAATGCCCCTGATGTTAAGGCCAAATTTATAATCGAAGCTGCTAATCATCCAACCGATCCAGAAGCTGACGAG ATTCTTACCAAGAAGGGAGTGGTCGTGTTGCCTGATATCTATGCTAATGCTGGTGGTGTGATCGTTAGCTATTTTGAGTGGGTTCAG AACATTCAAGGATTCATGTGGGAAGAAGAAAAGGTGAACATGGAGCTCCATAAGTACATGAACAGCGCGTTCCAGAACATCAAGGCCATGTGCAAGTCTCAAGATTGCAACCTTAGGATGGGAGCATTCACCTTGGGAGTGAACCGGGTTGCTCGCGCCACCATCTTGAGGGGCTGGGAGGCATGA